A window of the Oceanidesulfovibrio indonesiensis genome harbors these coding sequences:
- a CDS encoding ATP-binding cassette domain-containing protein: protein MNGHSSDNGNLLFVRDLEVHFDTPDGVVRAVDGVSLCLKAGQRLCLVGESGCGKTILALALMRL from the coding sequence TAACGGCAACCTTCTTTTCGTCCGAGACCTCGAAGTCCATTTCGACACGCCAGACGGGGTGGTGCGCGCTGTGGACGGAGTTAGCCTTTGCCTGAAGGCGGGCCAGCGGCTCTGCCTGGTTGGGGAGTCCGGCTGCGGCAAGACCATCCTGGCCCTGGCGCTGATGCGCTTGC